A part of Aegilops tauschii subsp. strangulata cultivar AL8/78 chromosome 2, Aet v6.0, whole genome shotgun sequence genomic DNA contains:
- the LOC109743789 gene encoding protein FAR1-RELATED SEQUENCE 5-like, translating into MCRCPQRRRAGVVTGQRLKAVIMKRYRDLAEGITDEAKKYQSSPSISKGTQRSQQHVAYSASTDCMSSSSSAVSGPVAGDETDVVRSECDQTNEDTVDRIIMAPPTIVEKEMDDIYARRVGFAAKRSTSRRSTYDQQLDKQVFQCTKEGQNKTTERYVKERRSNCLIRTSCPVQITAKRDTDRRKWYLKNVRLEHNHQLHPSDWMLKFMRFYKKMTPQEKFFIKVLQKTRLEPRKVMQIFTAMGELRREIMFDTIDISNIACRERAGERGTDIEDTMKLFANMQRRRLGFHHVEETENNVVHSLFWTDSLCKMNYELYGDFVSFDTTFSMNIYGLPFAPIIGVDNHGSTVLFGLGLLKDEKIGSFKWLLSTFVEAMGGKEPKYIIIDQDQAMKTAIKEALPRTRHRFCWWHIRKNMKENNAVVFAQHPSMSDDLFRIIKNSLDQDEFERTWKAAISVHKAEGNKHVNTLWELRNFWVPAYFKDCFYPFLSTTTRSESTNSMWKNYVDHGDTIKRKFQLELRNWTYFKCSDLAKGRKYFF; encoded by the exons ATGTGCAG ATGTCCACAAAGGCGTAGAGCGGGTGTTGTGACGGGCCAGCGTTTGAAGGCGGTCATAATGAAGAGGTACAGG GATTTGGCGGAGGGGATAACAGATGAGGCAAAGAAATATCAGAGTTCTCCATCCATTTCGAAGGGAACACAACGTTCACAGCAGCATGTAGCGTACAGCGCCAGCACGGATTGCATG agcagcagcagctccgCTGTAAGTGGACCTGTGGCTGGCGATGAAACTGATGTCGTCAGAAGTGAATGCGATCAGACGAACGAAGACACGGTAGACAGAATCATCATGGCGCCGCCGACCATTGTAGAGAAAGAAATGGACGACAT ATATGCGAGAAGGGTTGGCTTTGCTGCTAAGCGATCAACGAGCAGAAGATCGACATATGATCAGCAGCTTGACAAGCAGGTGTTTCAGTGCACCAAGGAAGGGCAGAATAAAACAACTGAGAGATATGTTAAGGAGAGAAGGAGCAACTGCTTGATCCGGACAAGCTGCCCAGTCCAAATAACAGCCAAGAGGGATACAGATAGGAGGAAATGGTATCTAAAGAACGTGCGCCTAGAGCACAACCACCAACTTCACCCATCCGATTGGATGCTAAAGTTCATGAGATTCTATAAGAAGATGACACCTCAGGAGAAATTCTTTATAAAAGTGCTGCAGAAGACGAGGTTAGAACCAAGGAAGGTTATGCAGATTTTTACTGCCATGGGGGAACTAAGGCGAGAAATTATGTTCGACACGATTGACATAAGCAACATTGCATGCCGGGAGAGGGCTGGAGAGCGCGGCACTGATATCGAAGACACCATGAAACTATTTGCTAATATGCAGAGGCGGAGGCTGGGATTCCACCATGTGGAAGAGACAGAGAACAATGTAGTGCACAGCCTGTTCTGGACAGACTCCTTGTGTAAGATGAATTATGAGCTATATGGAGATTTCGTGTCTTTTGACACGACATTCTCTATGAATATATATGGCTTGCCATTTGCACCAATTATAGGTGTCGACAACCATGGGTCGACCGTCCTGTTTGGACTAGGCCTTTTGAAGGATGAGAAAATAGGGTCATTCAAGTGGCTCCTAAGCACGTTTGTTGAGGCAATGGGAGGTAAAGAGCCGAAATACATAATAATAGACCAGGACCAGGCGATGAAGACTGCAATAAAGGAAGCTCTTCCGAGAACGAGGCACAGGTTCTGCTGGTGGCATATTAGGAAGAACATGAAGGAAAATAACGCAGTAGTGTTTGCGCAACACCCATCGATGTCTGATGATTTATTTCGAATCATCAAAAACTCACTAGATCAAGACGAGTTTGAGCGTACCTGGAAAGCAGCAATTTCTGTGCACAAGGCGGAAGGCAacaaacatgtgaacacgctaTGGGAACTCCGAAATTTTTGGGTGCCGGCCTACTTCAAGGACTGCTTCTATCCTTTCTTGTCAACAACCACTCGCAGTGAGAGCACGAATTCGATGTGGAAGAATTACGTCGACCACGGGGACACTATAAAAAG GAAATTCCAGCTGGAGCTACGGAACTGGACTTACTTCAAGTGCTCTGACCTGGCAAAggggaggaagtattttttttaa